The DNA sequence CCTTCGGGTTTTCTCGAGCTCCGCTCGTTCGAAGACCTTCGGTCTTCTCCGAGCATCGCTGATACCAAACCCAAAAATACCTCCCCAACCCAAACACTTCAACAATGTTCGAGATAGAGCGCAGGCTGGAAGAAAAGGGCATCGCGAGGAGAGATATCGTTGCCGCTGCGATGGAACTCTACGTTCCCCACGGGATAGAGGCTGATGAGGCTGCGCGCAGGCTTGATGAGAAGATCGGCAGGGCGCTCGAGGACCCGAACATTTCGTCGCTCCTTCTTTCCGCCGTCCTGCTCGAGGACGAACTCTACGTGAAGCGGAAGGACTCCGAGATCGCCGACGACCCGGTCTTCCTCCTCTCAGACGAGATCATCGGGATGGCCATCGCCGAGGTGATCGGGGGGACCTATGCGAGGTTCGAGTTCACCCGTTACGACCAGAAGAAACCGGGGATCCTGAGTATACTCGGGCCGTTCCTCGACGACGCCGTCGCCGGGCTGATCGCGGGCTGTACGTCGCGTCTCTACAGCGAGTCGATGGGATCGATGTGAAGTCCGTCATTGCCCTCCTGCAGTTCGGCACCTCGCTC is a window from the Methanoculleus oceani genome containing:
- a CDS encoding phosphatidylglycerophosphatase A, with the translated sequence MFEIERRLEEKGIARRDIVAAAMELYVPHGIEADEAARRLDEKIGRALEDPNISSLLLSAVLLEDELYVKRKDSEIADDPVFLLSDEIIGMAIAEVIGGTYARFEFTRYDQKKPGILSILGPFLDDAVAGLIAGCTSRLYSESMGSM